In the Theobroma cacao cultivar B97-61/B2 chromosome 1, Criollo_cocoa_genome_V2, whole genome shotgun sequence genome, one interval contains:
- the LOC18614541 gene encoding pentatricopeptide repeat-containing protein At1g63330 gives MSAKVRRVRCSFQVHNSSLFLSSLPKPRAYAHSSISLISCSLIHFLNALNSQTRHSSSSSSTGFDYLNQFSPFRNSNKAAASDSFNLINSNERRRITVGLSKIIKSKRGYLLKGFSSEFCPWLIVEIMKHLETRETAFAFFKFAFRDDSESTIRSSCTVAHILAAQNLRFLAQDVVSWVIRRIGQNRGEDLVEFMWEGHHVFESDFSVLDTLMRAFLIVDMGSQALEILTRMREVGVRPSSSAMTILFKLLLRVGDYGSVWKLFRDMIHKGPCPSNYTFNVMIFGFCRKGHVRVGESLLNVMGKFKINPDVYAYNILINAYCISGRTSDALAWVHWMIERGCKPNIVTFSTIVNALCSEGNVVEARKVFDEIQELGLSPNVVICNTLINGYVKARDIGQANMLYEEMISKGIAPDAVTFNILVAGHYKYGREEDGDRLLRELAVLDLLPDYSLCDISVAGLCWAGHLDAAMEFLENMLEKGMTPSVVAFNSVIAAYSRAGLEDDAYKAYKIMIKSSLSPSSSTCSSLLMGLSKKGRLQDARELLYKMMEKGFLINRVAFTVLLDGYFRNGDLAGAQDLWNEMECRGISPDAVAFSAFINGLSKVGLMEEAYDLFLEMSKKGLIPNNFVYNSLIGGFCNGGKIHEALKLERGMRQKGLLPDIYTSNIIINGFCKQARMKSAFDAFMDIHLVGLAPDIVTYNTLIGGYCEALDMVRVDEFMNNLYAIGWEPDITTYNIRIHSFCRSRMMNRAVMMLDELVTAGVIPDTVTYNTMMNGVCRDILDRAMIITAKLLKMAFIPNVITTNVLLSHYCKQGMPERALMWGQKLSEISFDFDEVSYKIMDRAYCNVHKDVGFFKATSGKSLLLEFLMYITYDYFSRNRLKQKTSQETLKFLV, from the coding sequence ATGTCTGCTAAAGTGCGCCGTGTGCGCTGTTCTTTCCAGGTGCATaattcctctctctttctctcttctttgcCAAAACCGCGAGCTTATGCTCACTCCTCCATATCCCTAATTTCATGCAGTCTTATTCATTTCCTTAACGCACTAAATTCCCAAACCCggcattcttcttcttcaagttCAACAGGCTTCGATTACTTGAATCAGTTTTCCCCATTTCGTAACTCTAATAAAGCAGCTGCCTCCGATTCTTTTAACCTTATTAATTCGAACGAACGCCGTAGAATCACTGTTGGGTTGTCAAAAATAATCAAGTCGAAACGTGGGTATTTATTGAAGGGTTTTTCCAGCGAATTTTGCCCATGGTTGATAGTAGAAATCATGAAACATTTAGAAACCAGAGAGACCGCATTTGCATTCTTTAAATTTGCATTTAGGGATGATTCTGAGAGTACCATTAGATCTTCTTGCACCGTTGCGCATATTTTGGCGGCTCAGAACCTCAGGTTTCTTGCTCAAGATGTGGTTTCCTGGGTGATTAGGAGAATTGGGCAGAATAGGGGTGAGGATTTGGTGGAGTTTATGTGGGAAGGTCATCATGTGTTCGAGTCGGATTTCTCTGTTCTTGATACGCTTATGCGGGCCTTTTTGATTGTAGATATGGGTTCACAAGCGCTGGAGATTTTGACTAGGATGAGGGAGGTGGGTGTGAGGCCAAGTTCATCTGCAATGACAATTCTTTTTAAGCTTTTGCTTAGGGTTGGGGATTATGGTAGCGTGTGGAAGCTGTTTAGGGATATGATTCACAAAGGACCTTGTCCTTCTAATTATACTTTCAATGTCatgatttttggtttttgcaGAAAAGGTCACGTTAGAGTTGGAGAGAGTTTGCTTAATGTGATGGGgaagtttaaaattaatccgGATGTTTATGCATATAATATTCTGATTAATGCCTATTGCATTAGTGGACGGACTTCAGATGCACTTGCTTGGGTCCATTGGATGATAGAGAGGGGTTGTAAGCCAAACATTGTTACATTTAGTACAATTGTTAATGCCTTGTGTTCTGAGGGAAATGTGGTGGAAGCAAGGAAGGTTTTTGATGAGATTCAAGAGTTGGGTCTTTCTCCTAATGTTGTAATATGTAATACCTTGATCAATGGGTATGTTAAGGCAAGGGATATTGGTCAGGCAAACATGCTTTATGAAGAAATGATATCGAAGGGTATAGCTCCTGATGCTGTAACTTTTAACATTTTGGTTGCTGGGCATTACAAGTATGGACGGGAAGAGGATGGAGATAGGTTATTGAGAGAGTTAGCGGTACTGGATTTGCTTCCCGATTATTCATTGTGTGATATTTCAGTTGCAGGGTTATGTTGGGCAGGTCATTTGGATGCAGCCATGgaatttttagagaatatGCTTGAGAAAGGGATGACACCAAGTGTTGTTGCTTTTAACTCAGTTATTGCAGCATATAGCAGGGCAGGCTTAGAAGATGATGCCTACAAAGCctataaaattatgataaaatcCAGCTTGAGTCCATCATCTTCCACTTGTAGTTCTTTGCTCATGGGTTTGTCCAAGAAGGGGAGGCTTCAGGATGCCAGGGAGCTATTGTATAAGATGATGGAGAAGGGTTTTCTCATTAATAGAGTGGCTTTTACTGTGCTTTTGGATGGTTACTTCAGGAATGGAGATTTAGCAGGGGCTCAAGATCTTTGGAATGAAATGGAATGTAGGGGGATATCCCCTGATGCTGTTGCATTTTCAGCCTTTATCAATGGACTTTCCAAAGTTGGTCTAATGGAGGAGGCGTATGATTTGTTTCTTGAAATGTCAAAAAAAGGATTAATTCCAAATAATTTTGTATATAACTCCTTGATTGGTGGGTTTTGTAATGGTGGAAAGATACATGAAGCACTGAAATTGGAAAGAGGGATGAGGCAGAAGGGTCTCCTTCCTGATATTTATACCTCCAATATCATTATTAATGGATTTTGTAAACAAGCCAGGATGAAGTCAGCATTTGATGCATTTATGGACATTCATCTGGTGGGGCTGGCCCCAGATATTGTAACATACAACACTCTGATTGGTGGTTATTGTGAAGCATTGGACATGGTTAGAGTGGATGAGTTTATGAATAACCTGTATGCTATTGGGTGGGAACCAGACATCACAACCTATAATATACGAATTCATAGTTTCTGTCGTAGTCGAATGATGAATAGAGCTGTAATGATGCTGGATGAACTTGTTACAGCAGGTGTTATTCCAGACACTGTGACATACAATACTATGATGAATGGTGTTTGTAGAGACATACTGGATCGTGCTATGATCATAACTGCAAAATTGCTTAAGATGGCCTTTATTCCAAATGTCATTACAACTAATGTGTTACTATCCCATTATTGCAAGCAGGGGATGCCAGAAAGGGCGCTAATGTGGGGTCAGAAGCTAAGTGAGATTTCCTTTGATTTTGATGaggtttcttataaaataatggACAGAGCATACTGTAACGTACATAAAGATGTTGGGTTTTTTAAAGCAACATCTGGAAAAAGCCTCCTTCTAGAATTTCTCATGTACATTACATATGATTATTTCTCTAGAAACAGACTTAAACAGAAAACAAGTCAAGAGACTCTTAAATTCCTTGTGTAA
- the LOC18614542 gene encoding uncharacterized protein LOC18614542, translating to MSAYYYSGCPGNYEAHYLDACSLCRKSLHNSDIFMYRGNTPFCSKECRQEQMEMDEAREKNWKSGRSLRKSDAKKTVRTGTVAVA from the exons ATGTCGGCTTATTATTACTCTGGGTGCCCAGGTAACTACGAGGCTCACTATCTCGATGCCTGCTCCCTTTGCCGCAAGTCGCTTCATAATTCGGATATTTTCATGTACAG AGGGAATACACCGTTTTGCAGCAAAGAGTGTAGGCAAGAACAGATGGAGATGGATGAAGCTAGAGAAAAGAACTGGAAATCTGGTAGATCTCTTAGAAAATCGGATGCCAAGAAAACTGTACGGACGGGCACGGTTGCCGTGGCCTGA